A portion of the Tepidanaerobacter syntrophicus genome contains these proteins:
- a CDS encoding gamma-glutamyl-gamma-aminobutyrate hydrolase family protein: MALIGVTMSYDYNKNQAKINENFFRTIELAGGLPVCIPPIRNEAALKDLSEKLDGIVLSGGPDVDPMHYNEKPIPQLGNIDPDRDTAEILITREMFELKKPILGICRGMQVLNVAFGGTLIQDVTAHLENPLKHEQDAPRWYKSHEIEICEEDSIVFRLFGHRKLRVNSFHHQAIKEVAPGFKICAIAPDGIIEAIESIDRDRFCVGVQWHPEEMLCEPRFFSLFEALIEAAEKAEALR; the protein is encoded by the coding sequence GTGGCATTAATAGGTGTTACGATGTCATATGATTACAACAAAAATCAGGCAAAAATCAACGAAAATTTTTTTCGCACTATTGAACTGGCAGGCGGATTGCCTGTATGCATACCACCGATTAGAAATGAAGCGGCACTTAAAGATTTGAGCGAAAAATTAGATGGAATTGTTTTGTCGGGCGGTCCTGATGTAGATCCGATGCATTATAACGAAAAGCCGATTCCTCAATTAGGGAACATAGACCCTGACAGAGATACCGCCGAAATATTGATAACAAGGGAAATGTTTGAGCTTAAAAAGCCGATATTAGGTATCTGCCGGGGGATGCAAGTTTTAAATGTTGCTTTTGGTGGAACACTGATTCAGGACGTGACTGCTCACCTAGAGAATCCATTAAAGCATGAGCAAGATGCTCCTCGCTGGTATAAAAGCCATGAAATTGAAATTTGCGAAGAAGATTCTATAGTTTTTCGTTTGTTTGGACATAGGAAACTAAGAGTTAACAGCTTTCACCACCAGGCCATAAAAGAGGTTGCGCCGGGCTTCAAAATCTGTGCGATAGCGCCGGACGGAATTATTGAAGCTATAGAATCTATTGATAGAGATAGATTTTGTGTCGGAGTTCAGTGGCATCCGGAAGAAATGCTTTGTGAGCCGAGATTTTTTAGTTTGTTTGAGGCTTTGATAGAGGCCGCAGAGAAGGCGGAAGCCTTAAGGTAA
- the tsaE gene encoding tRNA (adenosine(37)-N6)-threonylcarbamoyltransferase complex ATPase subunit type 1 TsaE gives MEIVFESENIEQTEKLGVLVGKLLVKGDFLALTGDLGAGKTAFTKGVAKGLGIDEEVTSPTFTIINEYHGGSVSLAHMDVYRLKNPEELENIGFYDYLQDFVIVMEWADKVKEILPEDVLWVDFKVSGESKRKIKFASKSAHYDSIIEELKNCSGVGNK, from the coding sequence ATGGAAATAGTTTTTGAAAGCGAAAATATAGAGCAAACAGAAAAACTGGGAGTTCTAGTGGGAAAGTTACTGGTAAAAGGGGACTTTTTGGCGTTGACCGGAGATTTGGGCGCAGGTAAGACCGCTTTTACAAAGGGAGTTGCCAAAGGCTTAGGGATAGATGAGGAAGTTACCAGTCCTACTTTTACCATCATAAATGAATATCACGGTGGAAGTGTTAGCTTAGCTCACATGGATGTGTACAGACTAAAAAATCCGGAGGAACTGGAAAATATAGGATTTTATGACTACCTGCAAGACTTTGTTATTGTAATGGAATGGGCTGACAAAGTAAAGGAGATACTGCCCGAAGATGTCTTGTGGGTAGATTTTAAGGTATCGGGAGAAAGTAAGCGAAAAATAAAATTTGCCTCAAAAAGCGCTCATTATGATAGTATTATTGAAGAACTGAAAAATTGTTCAGGAGTTGGAAATAAATGA
- the acpS gene encoding holo-ACP synthase: MEIGVDIIEINRIKNACRRKKFEDRFFTACELTEISAKKSYYTHLAGKFAAKEAVAKALGTGFSGMKWKDIEVLNEESGKPMIILNGKAFEIFKTKGFEKILITISHSREYAIAFAVALGGAVDEGSKSCYNEKNGPDGNRRI; this comes from the coding sequence ATGGAAATTGGAGTAGACATAATTGAAATAAATAGAATAAAAAATGCCTGCAGAAGGAAGAAATTTGAGGACCGCTTTTTTACAGCTTGCGAGCTTACTGAAATAAGTGCAAAAAAAAGCTACTATACCCATCTTGCAGGCAAATTTGCTGCAAAAGAAGCTGTGGCAAAGGCTTTAGGTACTGGTTTTTCCGGTATGAAATGGAAGGATATCGAAGTCTTAAACGAAGAATCAGGCAAGCCTATGATTATCCTAAATGGAAAGGCCTTTGAAATATTTAAAACGAAGGGTTTTGAAAAAATACTCATTACTATTTCTCACAGCAGAGAATATGCCATAGCTTTTGCTGTAGCCCTTGGAGGTGCGGTGGATGAAGGTAGTAAGTCCTGTTACAATGAGAAAAATGGACCAGATGGCAATAGAAGAATATAA
- a CDS encoding CopG family ribbon-helix-helix protein, translating into MSELRQIVISLPDNLLKEADYFISLANKNRNDFICDAMKSYLKEMEKSLMKEQLKNGYLQMAELNAQFAEIGLCEDFKDFVIYETRLSGCE; encoded by the coding sequence ATGTCAGAACTAAGGCAGATTGTCATTAGTTTGCCGGATAATTTATTGAAAGAAGCGGATTATTTTATCTCATTGGCGAACAAAAATCGCAATGATTTTATATGCGATGCAATGAAATCGTATTTAAAAGAAATGGAGAAATCCCTGATGAAAGAGCAATTGAAAAATGGCTATTTGCAAATGGCAGAGCTGAATGCGCAGTTTGCGGAAATTGGATTATGTGAGGATTTTAAGGATTTTGTGATATATGAAACAAGACTTTCGGGGTGTGAATAA
- the tsaB gene encoding tRNA (adenosine(37)-N6)-threonylcarbamoyltransferase complex dimerization subunit type 1 TsaB yields MTKVLGIDSSSIVAAAAVLSEEKLFAEYLVNNKKMHSEKMMPIVDKVLKDSETTAEELDVIGVAKGPGSFTGIRIGMACAQGIAHALDKPMIGINTLDGLSYNLIGSKTLICPIINAQRKEVYTSLYRWDEGKLNRLWDYRLIKADLLVQELFSLKEKVTVLGDGVFLLKEVLNVCCSGSDCDIIFANPAFSMPRASSIAAAALDRYAQGEKDTCFSIKPFYIRKSSAEEKQEERYGTKSRG; encoded by the coding sequence ATGACAAAAGTTCTCGGAATCGATTCATCCTCAATTGTTGCTGCAGCAGCTGTTCTCAGCGAAGAAAAGCTGTTTGCCGAGTATCTTGTGAATAATAAAAAAATGCATTCAGAAAAAATGATGCCGATTGTCGATAAAGTGTTGAAAGATTCCGAGACAACTGCAGAAGAGCTGGATGTAATCGGAGTTGCCAAAGGGCCCGGCTCATTTACCGGAATTCGTATTGGCATGGCCTGTGCCCAAGGCATAGCCCATGCCTTGGACAAACCGATGATAGGCATAAATACCCTTGATGGTCTTTCCTATAACTTAATTGGCTCAAAAACCTTAATTTGCCCGATAATAAATGCGCAGCGTAAAGAAGTTTACACATCACTCTACCGTTGGGATGAAGGCAAGCTCAACAGGCTTTGGGACTACAGACTTATTAAAGCAGATCTGTTAGTACAAGAGCTTTTTTCGCTCAAAGAAAAAGTGACAGTTTTAGGCGATGGCGTTTTTTTATTAAAAGAAGTACTAAATGTCTGTTGCAGCGGCTCTGATTGTGATATAATTTTTGCAAATCCCGCATTTTCTATGCCGCGCGCTTCATCAATAGCGGCAGCGGCATTAGATAGATATGCGCAAGGTGAGAAAGACACTTGTTTTTCCATAAAACCTTTTTATATAAGAAAGTCCAGCGCTGAAGAAAAGCAGGAGGAGCGTTATGGAACAAAGAGCCGAGGATGA
- a CDS encoding acyltransferase — protein sequence MRRVERHKAGSVNSLWFWYKTVNPLKAVYNFILIYIARFVPFLPLKNFMYRLTGMKVGKNVSIGLMAMFDIFFPELIEIGDNTIIGYNSTILAHEYMVKEWGKGRVVIGKNVTIGANVTILAGIVVGDDATVSACSLVNKDVPCGAFVGGVPIKPLK from the coding sequence ATGCGAAGGGTCGAAAGGCACAAGGCAGGATCTGTCAATTCTCTGTGGTTTTGGTATAAAACAGTAAATCCTTTAAAGGCAGTATACAACTTTATCTTAATTTATATTGCAAGGTTTGTGCCTTTTCTTCCTCTTAAAAATTTTATGTACAGACTCACCGGAATGAAGGTAGGAAAGAATGTATCCATAGGTCTTATGGCAATGTTTGATATATTTTTCCCTGAACTTATAGAAATCGGAGACAATACGATAATCGGCTATAATTCTACGATACTTGCTCATGAATACATGGTAAAAGAATGGGGAAAAGGAAGGGTTGTTATAGGGAAGAATGTGACAATAGGTGCAAATGTCACAATACTCGCCGGCATTGTCGTCGGCGATGATGCTACTGTTTCTGCCTGTTCGCTGGTTAATAAAGATGTGCCTTGCGGAGCTTTTGTTGGAGGGGTGCCGATAAAGCCTCTAAAGTGA
- the rimI gene encoding ribosomal protein S18-alanine N-acetyltransferase: MEQRAEDDFTIETMKVKDLDEVMEVERHCFKTPWSRYSFMCELTDNQFAHYIIARHNGKIIGYAGMWIILDEAHVTNIGVLPEYRGKGVGETLMRSLMALAKTEGANKMTLEVRKSNYIAQNLYSKLGFEPIGIRRGYYIDDGEDAVIMWKDSL; this comes from the coding sequence ATGGAACAAAGAGCCGAGGATGATTTTACAATTGAGACTATGAAAGTAAAAGATTTAGACGAAGTGATGGAGGTAGAGCGCCATTGCTTTAAGACACCCTGGTCTCGTTATTCCTTTATGTGTGAGCTTACCGATAATCAGTTTGCACACTATATTATCGCAAGGCATAACGGTAAAATTATAGGTTATGCAGGAATGTGGATAATCTTAGACGAAGCCCATGTAACCAATATAGGAGTTTTGCCGGAATACAGAGGTAAGGGAGTAGGAGAAACACTGATGAGATCTCTTATGGCGCTAGCTAAAACTGAAGGCGCTAATAAAATGACCTTAGAAGTGCGCAAGAGCAATTATATAGCTCAAAACCTATATTCCAAACTTGGCTTCGAGCCAATCGGAATCCGAAGAGGCTATTATATAGACGATGGCGAGGATGCAGTTATAATGTGGAAGGACTCACTTTAG
- a CDS encoding M55 family metallopeptidase, giving the protein MKIYISADMEGISGVVSMQQTEPGNSEYERARLMMTKEVNAVIEAAFDNGAKEVVVNDSHNNMDNILIEELDSRASLISGDRKPLSMMEGIDQSFDAVFFVGYHARAGSSESIIDHTYTFRVLEAKVNGKPLSEAGLNGRVAGYYHVPVAFISGDQNAIRCAKEELFEPVGVAVKKSVGRTAAIIHPFTQVAPKLKEGVAEAMKKIPKLKPTVEKEPVELEVTFTISDMAAMTELIPGVTRKSARTVVYTGRDYLESFKVFRAMLVLTGGIK; this is encoded by the coding sequence ATGAAAATCTATATTTCTGCCGATATGGAAGGGATTTCCGGGGTTGTCTCCATGCAGCAGACAGAGCCGGGAAACAGCGAATATGAAAGAGCAAGACTCATGATGACAAAAGAAGTAAACGCAGTTATAGAGGCAGCATTTGACAATGGCGCAAAAGAGGTTGTTGTCAACGACTCTCATAATAACATGGACAACATTCTTATCGAAGAGCTTGACTCGCGAGCATCCCTTATAAGCGGCGATCGTAAACCCCTTAGCATGATGGAAGGAATAGACCAATCTTTCGATGCGGTTTTTTTCGTAGGATATCATGCCAGAGCGGGAAGCAGTGAATCCATAATTGATCATACATATACTTTCCGGGTTTTGGAAGCTAAAGTAAACGGAAAGCCCTTGAGTGAGGCTGGTTTAAACGGCCGCGTAGCTGGCTACTATCATGTTCCGGTGGCGTTTATATCAGGAGACCAAAATGCAATAAGATGTGCAAAAGAGGAGCTTTTTGAGCCGGTAGGCGTTGCTGTTAAAAAGTCAGTAGGGCGGACAGCGGCAATAATTCATCCCTTCACCCAAGTTGCACCCAAATTAAAAGAAGGTGTCGCTGAGGCGATGAAAAAAATCCCAAAGCTTAAACCTACGGTAGAAAAAGAGCCGGTAGAGCTTGAAGTTACCTTTACAATATCTGATATGGCGGCAATGACCGAATTAATACCTGGAGTTACAAGAAAAAGTGCAAGGACGGTAGTTTATACCGGCAGGGACTATTTGGAAAGTTTTAAAGTATTTAGAGCAATGCTGGTATTAACAGGCGGTATAAAATGA
- a CDS encoding HD-GYP domain-containing protein, with amino-acid sequence MKIKTRFFTELMMALALMMDLDENRKLYHGWRVGILAEKMAQKILPEYRTQIFYAGLLHDIGAISLENHVTWYIDQKEHFKNPILLKHPEKGAKVIREIEPLSIAADMIMDHHEYWDGSGYPHGAKGNAINIGGQILRIADTFDLLARVKPPLDFNGIKTALMGRRGSEFSDLMYELMIATLEEDDFFDKVISEKAVSEILPKVVRELPPVDLSSCKTDVENAAKVFAQVIDAKHSYTAGHSERVASYTYEIAKGMGIEEKTAKRYEIAAYLHDAGKVAVPKSILDKPSSLTLEEFKLMKRHPVYTMEIVSMISELKDLVLVAGGHHERYDGFGYPEGLRGENIPLGARIMAVADSFDAMTSLRPYQKSRSRREAKEELARNAGSQFDPVVVKAAVGVL; translated from the coding sequence ATGAAAATCAAGACGCGGTTTTTTACGGAGCTGATGATGGCGCTGGCCTTAATGATGGATCTGGATGAAAATAGGAAACTTTACCATGGGTGGAGAGTTGGTATCCTGGCAGAAAAGATGGCGCAGAAGATATTGCCTGAATATAGGACTCAAATATTTTATGCGGGTCTTTTACATGATATAGGCGCAATATCACTAGAAAATCATGTTACATGGTATATAGATCAAAAGGAACATTTTAAAAATCCTATACTTTTAAAACATCCGGAAAAAGGCGCCAAAGTTATAAGAGAAATTGAGCCGCTGTCTATAGCTGCTGATATGATTATGGATCACCATGAGTACTGGGACGGCAGCGGATACCCCCATGGAGCAAAGGGTAATGCCATAAATATAGGAGGTCAAATATTAAGAATAGCAGATACTTTTGACCTGCTTGCGCGGGTAAAACCACCGCTAGATTTCAATGGCATTAAAACCGCATTAATGGGACGTAGAGGTAGTGAATTTTCTGATTTGATGTACGAATTGATGATTGCAACCTTGGAAGAAGATGATTTTTTTGATAAAGTAATCAGCGAAAAAGCAGTTTCGGAAATACTTCCAAAGGTTGTAAGGGAATTACCTCCCGTTGACCTTTCGTCCTGTAAGACTGATGTTGAAAATGCCGCAAAAGTTTTTGCTCAAGTCATTGACGCAAAGCACAGCTATACAGCAGGCCATTCGGAACGTGTAGCGTCTTATACATATGAAATTGCAAAAGGTATGGGTATTGAAGAAAAAACGGCTAAAAGATATGAAATTGCAGCTTATCTCCATGATGCCGGTAAAGTTGCAGTACCAAAGAGCATTTTAGATAAGCCGTCTTCCTTAACTCTCGAAGAGTTTAAGCTGATGAAAAGGCATCCGGTGTATACTATGGAAATTGTCAGTATGATAAGTGAGCTAAAAGATTTAGTGTTAGTTGCCGGAGGCCATCACGAAAGGTACGATGGCTTTGGCTATCCGGAAGGTTTAAGAGGTGAAAATATCCCGCTGGGAGCTCGCATAATGGCTGTAGCAGATTCTTTTGATGCCATGACATCACTAAGACCTTACCAAAAGTCAAGAAGCAGAAGAGAAGCCAAGGAAGAGCTGGCAAGGAATGCCGGAAGCCAGTTTGATCCTGTTGTAGTAAAAGCTGCCGTAGGCGTTCTTTAA
- the alr gene encoding alanine racemase, giving the protein MSDELLNIRPTWAEIDLDNLRYNFAEIKKAISQNAKLCAVVKADGYGHGAFEVAEVAIASGASYLAVAFLDEAVELRQKGIKIPILILGFTPSVQFDTIIEYDITQTIYNVESAKILSEKALKQNKKAKVHIKLDTGMSRIGFQTDEASIGQIKEICKLQGLEVEGIFTHFAKADEKDSSATYQQFQSFTNAVNAIENDSLKIPIKHVANSAAIISYPQTHLDMVRPGIIIYGMYPSKEVPREKVRLKPVMSLKTRIAHVKSVPKGKAISYGGTYITQRQSLIATLPIGYADGYSRLLSSKAHVLVNGQRAPIVGRICMDQCMIDVTDVKEEVMQGDEVILIGSYGNESISAEDLADIIGTINYEITCGISKRVPRVYISGGKVSKVKNFLLKS; this is encoded by the coding sequence ATGTCTGACGAACTTTTAAATATCAGGCCTACTTGGGCTGAAATTGATCTAGATAACCTGCGCTACAATTTTGCTGAAATCAAAAAAGCCATCTCGCAAAATGCAAAGCTATGTGCGGTTGTAAAAGCCGATGGATACGGCCATGGAGCTTTTGAAGTTGCTGAAGTCGCCATTGCATCAGGAGCATCTTATCTTGCGGTGGCATTTCTTGATGAAGCAGTAGAGCTCAGACAAAAGGGCATAAAAATCCCTATTCTAATTTTAGGTTTTACACCATCTGTTCAATTTGATACAATAATAGAATATGATATTACTCAAACTATATATAATGTAGAATCTGCGAAGATTCTTTCCGAAAAAGCTTTGAAGCAGAATAAAAAGGCCAAGGTGCACATAAAGCTTGACACAGGGATGAGCAGAATCGGTTTTCAAACCGATGAAGCTTCTATTGGTCAAATAAAAGAAATTTGCAAACTGCAAGGACTTGAGGTAGAGGGGATATTCACACATTTTGCAAAAGCGGACGAAAAAGACAGCAGTGCCACTTATCAGCAGTTTCAAAGCTTTACAAATGCTGTAAATGCGATAGAGAATGACAGCTTAAAGATTCCTATAAAACATGTGGCAAATAGCGCAGCTATAATAAGCTATCCCCAGACTCATCTTGATATGGTAAGGCCGGGCATCATAATTTATGGTATGTATCCTTCAAAAGAGGTGCCCCGAGAAAAGGTAAGGCTTAAACCTGTGATGAGCCTTAAAACCAGGATTGCTCATGTTAAATCTGTTCCAAAGGGCAAAGCCATAAGCTACGGCGGAACCTATATTACACAGAGACAGAGCCTTATAGCTACATTACCCATAGGATATGCAGATGGTTATTCAAGGCTATTGTCGTCTAAAGCCCATGTACTTGTAAATGGACAGCGAGCGCCGATTGTAGGAAGAATATGTATGGACCAATGCATGATAGATGTAACTGATGTGAAAGAAGAGGTGATGCAGGGGGATGAAGTTATTCTAATAGGTTCTTACGGTAATGAGAGTATTTCGGCTGAGGATCTTGCAGACATCATAGGCACTATAAACTATGAGATAACTTGTGGCATCTCAAAACGAGTACCTAGGGTGTATATTAGCGGCGGAAAAGTAAGTAAGGTCAAAAATTTTTTGTTAAAATCCTAA
- a CDS encoding bifunctional ADP-dependent NAD(P)H-hydrate dehydratase/NAD(P)H-hydrate epimerase produces MKVVSPVTMRKMDQMAIEEYKVPGAILMENAGREVALAAKNLFERKNSGMSANKAKIAVFCGKGNNGGDGFVAARHLSNMGFGTTIYLIANPEDIIGDAGLNLKIVEEMELPIEIIGKSSDLSSIEEKIKESSIIIDAIFGTGLKGEVKGIARDVIELINSLKIPVIAVDIPSGISGESGKVLGTAIKAEETVTMGALKTGLLLYPGAEYAGNIKIADIGMPKIVEESIEAEAELLEDKWVASCFKAYPPDAHKGTFGKVFIIAGSQGMTGAAALSATAAVRSGAGLVTVGIPKSLDDILETKLTEAMKLPLAETSDRCLSLDALNTAIEFASTCNAVVLGPGISQKNETKKFVQQFILKCPVPIVIDADGLNALADNPDILKDISAPVIITPHPGEMGRLLNMTSAQIQEDRIGAARTAAKRFGCVAVLKGARTLIATPSNELFINPTGNPGMATGGSGDVLSGMIGAFLARGMEPHEAAASAVYLHGLAGDFAALDKTEIYLSAGDIINYLYKAFYKIKKEHQDV; encoded by the coding sequence ATGAAGGTAGTAAGTCCTGTTACAATGAGAAAAATGGACCAGATGGCAATAGAAGAATATAAAGTTCCCGGTGCGATATTAATGGAAAATGCCGGAAGAGAGGTTGCGCTAGCCGCAAAAAATTTGTTTGAGCGAAAAAATAGTGGCATGTCGGCAAACAAAGCAAAAATCGCAGTATTTTGCGGTAAAGGAAATAATGGCGGTGATGGATTTGTAGCCGCAAGGCATCTTTCCAACATGGGTTTTGGTACAACTATATATCTTATTGCAAATCCTGAAGATATCATAGGAGATGCCGGCCTAAATCTTAAAATTGTAGAAGAAATGGAACTTCCGATTGAAATCATCGGTAAATCCTCAGATTTAAGCTCGATTGAAGAAAAAATAAAGGAATCTTCTATTATAATCGATGCTATATTCGGAACAGGATTAAAAGGCGAAGTTAAAGGCATAGCACGCGACGTAATAGAATTAATAAATTCACTCAAAATTCCTGTGATTGCAGTTGACATACCTTCTGGAATATCCGGTGAAAGCGGTAAAGTTCTTGGCACTGCTATAAAGGCTGAGGAAACTGTAACTATGGGTGCTTTAAAGACAGGACTCTTATTGTATCCCGGCGCCGAATACGCAGGCAATATTAAAATTGCCGATATTGGCATGCCTAAAATTGTAGAGGAATCAATCGAAGCTGAAGCTGAACTTTTAGAAGACAAGTGGGTTGCATCCTGTTTTAAGGCCTATCCGCCCGATGCCCATAAGGGAACATTTGGAAAAGTCTTTATTATTGCAGGTTCGCAAGGCATGACCGGAGCAGCAGCTCTTTCGGCAACAGCCGCTGTCAGAAGCGGAGCAGGTCTTGTTACAGTGGGCATTCCCAAAAGTTTAGATGATATTTTAGAGACAAAGCTTACCGAAGCCATGAAACTTCCCCTTGCTGAAACATCTGATCGCTGCTTGAGCTTAGATGCCCTCAATACAGCCATAGAATTTGCCTCAACATGCAATGCTGTTGTTTTGGGTCCGGGCATTTCACAAAAAAATGAAACCAAAAAATTTGTGCAGCAATTTATCTTAAAATGCCCTGTTCCTATAGTCATCGATGCAGATGGTTTAAATGCCCTAGCAGATAATCCGGACATATTAAAAGATATTAGCGCGCCGGTAATTATTACACCACACCCCGGTGAAATGGGACGGCTTTTAAACATGACCTCTGCCCAAATACAAGAAGACAGGATAGGCGCAGCGAGAACTGCTGCAAAAAGATTCGGATGTGTTGCGGTTCTGAAGGGGGCCAGGACTCTTATAGCTACACCTTCCAATGAACTCTTTATAAATCCTACCGGTAATCCCGGTATGGCAACAGGCGGCAGCGGAGATGTGCTTTCTGGAATGATAGGAGCTTTTTTGGCAAGGGGCATGGAGCCTCATGAAGCGGCTGCATCGGCTGTATACTTGCACGGCTTGGCTGGAGATTTTGCAGCTTTAGATAAAACCGAAATATATCTTTCGGCGGGAGATATAATCAACTATTTGTATAAAGCTTTTTATAAAATCAAAAAGGAGCATCAAGATGTCTGA
- a CDS encoding amidohydrolase — translation MIAIINGKIYNNIEGKFIENGTIIVDNGKIAEVGENLKAPQNAQVIDAAGEYVFPGFIDAHSHIGLYEEVVGEPGEDGNECTDPITPQLRAIDAINPADRAFDDAVKGGITAAFTGPGSANVIGGQSVVIKTYGKIVDNMIVRNPAGLKIAFGENPKRVYGEQKKMPSTRMASAALLREALISAQNYKTKREKSDPEKFVERDLKMEALCDVLDKKIPLRAHAHRADDIMTAIRIAKEFDADIVIEHCTEGHLIADEFASFGIPAIVGPSLSSRSKIELENLTFETPGILSKKGIKVAIMTDHPVIPIQYLRICAAMAVREGMEEKDALAAITINPAEILGVSDRLGSIQKGKDADIVIWNGHPLEVKSKPSCVLVSGEIAYKES, via the coding sequence ATGATTGCTATTATAAATGGGAAAATATATAACAACATAGAAGGCAAATTTATTGAAAACGGAACCATAATTGTTGATAATGGGAAAATAGCGGAAGTGGGGGAGAATTTAAAAGCACCTCAAAACGCACAAGTAATTGATGCTGCAGGGGAGTATGTGTTTCCCGGCTTTATAGATGCCCACAGTCATATCGGACTTTATGAAGAAGTTGTTGGGGAACCCGGAGAAGACGGAAACGAATGCACAGATCCGATAACCCCCCAACTTAGGGCTATTGATGCAATAAATCCTGCAGACAGAGCTTTTGATGATGCTGTAAAAGGCGGCATTACAGCGGCTTTTACAGGGCCTGGCAGCGCCAATGTTATCGGTGGGCAGTCTGTTGTCATAAAAACCTATGGGAAAATTGTCGATAATATGATTGTGAGAAATCCGGCAGGATTAAAGATTGCCTTTGGGGAAAACCCAAAAAGGGTTTATGGCGAGCAGAAAAAAATGCCCTCCACAAGAATGGCAAGCGCGGCCTTGCTTAGAGAAGCTTTAATAAGCGCGCAAAATTACAAGACAAAGCGTGAAAAAAGCGATCCGGAAAAGTTTGTTGAAAGAGACCTTAAAATGGAAGCGCTGTGCGATGTATTAGACAAAAAAATACCGCTGAGAGCACATGCCCACAGAGCAGATGATATTATGACTGCTATAAGGATTGCAAAAGAGTTTGATGCAGATATAGTTATAGAACATTGCACAGAAGGCCATTTAATAGCTGACGAGTTTGCAAGTTTTGGTATCCCTGCAATAGTCGGGCCATCCCTTTCATCTCGCTCAAAAATAGAACTTGAAAATCTAACATTTGAAACACCGGGCATTTTGTCAAAGAAAGGCATAAAAGTTGCCATAATGACAGATCATCCGGTAATACCGATACAGTATCTTAGAATTTGTGCTGCTATGGCAGTCCGCGAGGGAATGGAAGAGAAGGATGCTCTTGCTGCCATAACTATAAACCCTGCCGAAATTCTTGGCGTATCTGATAGACTTGGCAGTATTCAAAAGGGAAAAGATGCGGATATCGTCATTTGGAATGGCCATCCCCTGGAAGTCAAGTCCAAACCTTCCTGTGTATTGGTAAGCGGCGAGATTGCATATAAAGAGAGTTGA
- a CDS encoding type II toxin-antitoxin system PemK/MazF family toxin, producing the protein MKQDFRGVNNVLVRRGEIFYADLNPVVGSEQGGIRPVLIVQNDVGNKYSPTVIIAAITSQIDKAKLPTHVELPSKDYGLEKDSVILLEQLRTIDKRRLKQKITILDQEIMKKVDKALKVSLGLDDEV; encoded by the coding sequence ATGAAACAAGACTTTCGGGGTGTGAATAATGTGCTGGTTAGGCGTGGCGAAATTTTTTATGCGGACTTAAATCCGGTCGTAGGTTCCGAACAAGGGGGCATAAGACCGGTATTAATTGTGCAAAATGACGTGGGGAATAAATACAGCCCCACGGTTATTATTGCTGCAATTACTTCTCAAATAGACAAGGCGAAATTGCCTACACATGTTGAACTGCCAAGCAAAGATTACGGACTTGAAAAAGATTCCGTAATCTTGCTTGAACAGCTGCGTACCATTGATAAGAGAAGATTGAAACAAAAAATAACTATATTAGATCAAGAGATAATGAAGAAAGTTGATAAGGCTTTGAAAGTAAGTTTGGGGCTTGATGATGAAGTATAA